The genomic stretch ACGCCCGCGCCCTTGCCGGCCTGCTCCCGGGACGGTAGGTCGCCGGCTCTCTCGTCCCGGTGTCGTACGAGGCGAAGTCTCCCCTGGTGGGACGCCAATCGCCATCGGCTCGACGACCATGAGGGCTTATGAGAGCAGGGAGAAGCGATGCGGAAGCGCAGAGTCGTCAAGATCGTCGTTTGGGTGCTCGCCGTTCTGGTCGGGGTGCCGGCCGCGGGGATCGCCGCGCTGCTCCTCTGGGACGGCGGCATCGACACGGATCCGCGCCGCGAGCTCACCCGCGGTGTCCAGATCAATCTGCGGACGGTCACCACGCGGCTCGGCCCGGTCGAGTACGACCTGTACGGCACGGAAGGTCCCGTGCTGCTGTCCCTGCACGGCGGTCTCGGCGGAGCCGACCAGGGGCGGCTGTTCGCCAGTTGGCTGCAGGAGGACGGGTTCCGCGTCCTGAGCCCCTCGCGGCCGGGTTACCTCGGCACGCCACTGGACAGTGGCCGGACCCACGAGGAGCAGGCCGACCTGCTCGCCGCGCTGCTGGACGAGCTCGGCATCGATCGCGTCGGCGTGCTCGCGGTCTCGGCCGGGAGTCCGGTGGGCTACACCTTCGCCGCCCGCCATCCGGATCGCGTCTGGGGATTGGTCTCCGTCGGAGGAGTGAGCAAGCCGCAGCCGGGCGGTGCGGGCTCGTCGCTGCGGAGAGCGTTCCTCACCACCGTCGGCCAGAAGCTCACCCTGCTGACGGCGAAGGTGTCGTTCGAGACCATCGTCTCGGGCACCTTGGAGGAGACCAGCAGCTTCACCGAGGAGCAGCAGGCGGAGCGCGTCTCGTACATCGTGAACACGCCGCACGTGCGGACGTTCTTCGAAGCGATGTTCACGACGACGTTCCCCTATCCGGAACGCTGGCCGGGCACGGACAACGACGCGGCTCAAGCGCGACGCGGCGCTTTGCCTCTGGAGCGGATCACGACACCGACCTTGCTGATCCACGGCAGGCAGGACGGCGACGTGCCCTTCGATCACGGGGAGTTCGCGGCCGAGCGGATACCCGGTGCGAGACGACACTGGATGGAGCACGAGGACCATCTGGGCTTCTGGCTCAGCCCGGAAGCGAGCCAGGTACAGGCGGTGGCGAGAGCGTTTCTCCGCGAACACGCGCCGGGCGACTGAGTGCCCGGGCTCCAGGGTTGATCGCCTGAGCTCGGGCCCCTAGGAATGTGTGACTACAAGGAAAGATTGACCAGTCACGGGCTGCTTCGTATGGTCAGGGAGTTTGTTGGACGCGGCGCCCGGGAGGCGACTGTGACAGAGCAGTCCAGCACCACATGGCCATGGCCGGATCTTCCGCCCGGACCGTTCGGCACCCCCTCGCACGAACTGGGCCGCAGGCACGCGGAGGCTCCACTGGAGCACACCACGATGCCGAGCGGAGACCAGGTCCCGATGATCGTCCGGTACGAAGACGTCCGCACGGTCCTCACCTCACCGGCCAG from Nonomuraea polychroma encodes the following:
- a CDS encoding alpha/beta fold hydrolase is translated as MRKRRVVKIVVWVLAVLVGVPAAGIAALLLWDGGIDTDPRRELTRGVQINLRTVTTRLGPVEYDLYGTEGPVLLSLHGGLGGADQGRLFASWLQEDGFRVLSPSRPGYLGTPLDSGRTHEEQADLLAALLDELGIDRVGVLAVSAGSPVGYTFAARHPDRVWGLVSVGGVSKPQPGGAGSSLRRAFLTTVGQKLTLLTAKVSFETIVSGTLEETSSFTEEQQAERVSYIVNTPHVRTFFEAMFTTTFPYPERWPGTDNDAAQARRGALPLERITTPTLLIHGRQDGDVPFDHGEFAAERIPGARRHWMEHEDHLGFWLSPEASQVQAVARAFLREHAPGD